A region of the Tissierellales bacterium genome:
TACGATGATCCTATAAGGTTTGTAGAAAAAACTAACGCATTGTGTGATGAATTAGAAATGAGAGTAAAAGAGGGAAATGGTGTAGCTAGTAAAGACAAACCTAGAATACTAATTACAGGAACGCCTATGGCTATTCCAAATTGGAAAATGCATCACTTGATTGAAACTAGTGGAGGATTAGTTGTCTGTGAAGAGACATGTACTGGGACTAAATACTTTGAAAATTTAGTTAAAGAAGATTTAGAGACGCTAGAAGAACAATACGATGCTATTGCAGAAAGGTACTTGAATATTAATTGTGCTTGCTTTACTCCTAATAACGGTAGAATAGATGACATTATTAGGTTATATAAAGAATATAAAGCTGATGGAGTTGTATACTATAGTCTTCCATTTTGTTCAACCTATGCAACAGAGTACAAAAAAGTAAAAGATGCTTTAGATAAAGAAGGTATGCCAGTTACTATGATAGAAACGGATTATGGTCTTCAAGATGCTGGTCAGATTAAAACTAGATTAGAAGCTTTCTTTGAAATAATAAGTGAGTAAAGCTATGGATTACTACGTATTATTTCCAAATCATATGGCTGGATTGACACTGGAAAAACATTTAAAAAATGAAAATCTAAAATATGATATATCTCCAACTCCAAGAGTGCTGAGCGTGAGTTGTGGAATTTCAATCAAAATAAATAAAGACATAGTGGAACAAGTTTCAAATATTTTAAGCGAAAATAAAATTCCAAATTTAGGGATTAAACAAACAGAGAAAAAGCCTGCAAAAAAATATTTTGATGTATAAATAAGAAGATACCTTATTACCAAATTCATTTGAAGCATGATGAAATTTTGGAATAAGGTATTTTTTGTAGAGCTAATGAACATATAGTAGTATTGTAACTGATTTGTAATCGTAACTTCCATGAAAAATTAATCTAGATATGAGATACTAAAAGAAAAAAGTAGATGGGAGAAGCAGAATGAAAAAAAAGATAATTGTATCTAGTATTGTCATAGTGTTTGCATTAGCAGCAATGTATATGATTTTTGGTACTAATTTTTTGGACTTGCCAGAGTATGAAGTATGGAGACAAACAATTTCATTAGATGGAGATATTGAAGAAGGCGATATGTATTTTAATGTAGAGGACAATCATGTATATGCAAATATCGACTGGATTCAAAATCATAGTGTAGCAGATATTTCATGGGATCATAAAAATGAAGTTCTAACGTACTACGATGGTAGAAATCTTTATAGATTTTACAAGGATGGTACGGCAAGAAAGAATCAAGAGACTATAGAATTTAGTCAACCAATAGTGAAAAAAAGTGGTCAAGATATATTTATAAGTACTCAGTTTTTAGAAACTAAAGAACTTTACATGTTTGAATACCAAAAGGATTTAAATAGACTCATAGTATATGAAACTAGTACTATTGATAATATAAAACGCGCTACAAAAAATATGAGAGTGAGAAGCTCTAATAGCTATATGTCAGAAGCAATTGATCTAATAGCAGAAAATGAAATATATAAAGTGATAACAAATGGAGAGTGGAAAGAAGTAGTTAGTGCAAGAGGAAAAAAAGGATATGTAAATGAAAATGCACTAGATACAAAAGGCTTTTTTAAGTACATGAGAAGAATAGGAAAGCTCGATGTTCCAATTGGAATAGAAAACATAAGAGTAGCAGAGGTAGAAACACCATATGAAAATGACAAAAGAGATAGCCTTATAAACATGACATGGAACCACTTTGTTAGTAAGACACCAAAATCCACACAATTAAAAGCGCAGCCAGGCATAGATGTTGTTTCTCCTACATGGTTTAGTCTTAGAGAAAATCTTAGTATTAGAGATATAGGGACTATGGATTATATGAATTGGGCGAAGAAGAATAAATATGAAGTGTGGATATTATTTGCTAATGGATTTGATCCAAAAAGAACTAGTGATTTAGTAAATGATAGTTTGAAAAGAGAAAAGGTTATAGAAGAGGTAGTTAAAAAGACTTTAAATTATGGAGCTAAAGGAATAAATATAGACTTTGAAAATGTGTATTATAAAGATAGTAAAATGTTAACACAATTTGTAAAAGAACTATACGCTAGAGCAAAAGCAAAAGGGCTCGTTTTATCCATGGATGTCACATTTATTTCAGAGAGCGAAAACTGGTCAAAATGTTACGACAGGAAAGAACTTCACAAATACTTAGATTATATGGTGATCATGGCTTATGATGAATACTGGGCTGGGAGAAAAGAAGCTGGACCAGTTGCTAGTATACCGTGGGTTGAAAATGGAGTAGAAAAATTCTTGCAAGAAGTTCCAAGTGAAAAAATTATATTAGGTGCACCATTTTATTCTAGACTTTGGAAGGAAAATCAAAAAACTGGAGAGATAACATCGGTTGCATATACTATGAAAAAAGTGGAGGAATTTGTCAAAAAGAATAAAGTAAATGTTGTATTTGATGAAAAGAACAAGCTTAACTATGCAAGATTGGAATACAAAGGTGTATTGTATCAATTGTGGATTGAAGACTTTAAATCAATAAATCAAAGAATAGAAATCATAAAAAACCGTAATTTGAAGGGGTTTGCATCTTGGCGGAAGGGGTTTGAAAAGCAAGAGGTGTGGAGTTATATCGATCAAAAATTAAAAACGTCAGATAAGTAAGATACTATTGAAAATTTAGAAAAATAGAACT
Encoded here:
- a CDS encoding glycosyl hydrolase family 18 protein produces the protein MKKKIIVSSIVIVFALAAMYMIFGTNFLDLPEYEVWRQTISLDGDIEEGDMYFNVEDNHVYANIDWIQNHSVADISWDHKNEVLTYYDGRNLYRFYKDGTARKNQETIEFSQPIVKKSGQDIFISTQFLETKELYMFEYQKDLNRLIVYETSTIDNIKRATKNMRVRSSNSYMSEAIDLIAENEIYKVITNGEWKEVVSARGKKGYVNENALDTKGFFKYMRRIGKLDVPIGIENIRVAEVETPYENDKRDSLINMTWNHFVSKTPKSTQLKAQPGIDVVSPTWFSLRENLSIRDIGTMDYMNWAKKNKYEVWILFANGFDPKRTSDLVNDSLKREKVIEEVVKKTLNYGAKGINIDFENVYYKDSKMLTQFVKELYARAKAKGLVLSMDVTFISESENWSKCYDRKELHKYLDYMVIMAYDEYWAGRKEAGPVASIPWVENGVEKFLQEVPSEKIILGAPFYSRLWKENQKTGEITSVAYTMKKVEEFVKKNKVNVVFDEKNKLNYARLEYKGVLYQLWIEDFKSINQRIEIIKNRNLKGFASWRKGFEKQEVWSYIDQKLKTSDK
- a CDS encoding DUF3343 domain-containing protein → MDYYVLFPNHMAGLTLEKHLKNENLKYDISPTPRVLSVSCGISIKINKDIVEQVSNILSENKIPNLGIKQTEKKPAKKYFDV